One genomic window of Mucilaginibacter sp. SJ includes the following:
- a CDS encoding YhcH/YjgK/YiaL family protein produces MKQLAAYKNIALLTVFLLVAGIANAQQQELTTKSAKTWVKSRIWANGLKLKLNSSTNNLEFAKQYAANKAVWDKAFEFLRERNLDQIAPGKYPIDGDNVYASVTEGPSKEFEQSAWESHQNYIDLQYVIKGKEKIGVAPIESLTVTKPYDPAKDGANYSGEGKYYTATPDEFFLFFPGDGHRPNIKVDGYDKVKKLVIKIKVVK; encoded by the coding sequence ATGAAACAATTAGCAGCCTATAAAAACATCGCGCTACTAACCGTCTTTTTGCTTGTTGCAGGCATTGCTAATGCCCAGCAGCAGGAGCTTACAACTAAAAGCGCAAAAACATGGGTAAAAAGCCGCATCTGGGCTAATGGCTTAAAGCTTAAATTAAACTCCTCAACCAATAACCTCGAATTTGCAAAACAATATGCCGCCAATAAAGCGGTATGGGATAAGGCTTTTGAATTTCTGCGCGAACGCAATCTTGACCAGATAGCTCCCGGTAAATATCCTATAGATGGCGATAATGTTTATGCATCCGTTACTGAAGGCCCTTCCAAAGAGTTTGAACAATCGGCCTGGGAATCGCACCAAAACTATATCGACCTGCAATATGTAATCAAAGGCAAGGAAAAGATCGGTGTCGCCCCTATTGAAAGTCTTACGGTTACCAAACCCTATGACCCGGCTAAAGACGGTGCCAACTACAGCGGCGAGGGTAAATACTACACCGCCACTCCCGACGAGTTTTTCCTTTTTTTCCCCGGCGATGGTCACCGGCCTAATATCAAGGTTGACGGCTATGATAAGGTGAAGAAATTGGTTATTAAGATAAAAGTGGTGAAGTAA
- a CDS encoding alpha-L-rhamnosidase, which translates to MCKKVCTRVIILFFSFLPIIVQAQKVPVVPPPFRVDNLVCEYKINPISVDDAAPRLGWKLISRDRNIQQIAYEIRVGSNAVSLLKGKDLLWTSGKVNSSESLHVYYGGPALASRQKVYWQVRVWNNRQQVTPWSMVNSWKMGLLKPADWSAKWIENNYLSDTTGGPCPMFRKTFKLDHKVRAAHLYITAHGLYEAQFNGKRISGDYFAPGWTSYNKRLQYQVYDVTADLLKGDNAVGVTLGDGWYRGYTYNRKKNVYGTKLGLLFQLEVVYTNGKRILINSDKTWKVAYGPIRSSSFFDGEVYDARKEKKGWSTIAYKDLNWDSVRTIDTVKDNLVATFGPPVRKHEMFKPLKVFTTPAGEHVVDFGQNLVGWVQFKLKAKAGDTVKLFHAEVLDQKGNFYTKNLRTAKQENVYVFKGDSVETFEPHFTFQGFRYLKVEGYEGQLDSTNVAAFALYSDMAQTGMFSTSNPLINQLQHNIQWGQKGNFIDVPTDCPQRDERMGWTGDAQAFSRTATFNMDVAGFFTKWLKDLSADQHKNGAVPYVIPNMLDSASAAASGWSDVATIVPWNIYLAYGDKKVLENQYPSMTAWVGYITRHTRNGLWDTGNHFGDWLFYAGTDYEDGAALTDKNLIAQAFYAYSTQLVINSATILGKEDDVKKYTALLADIKKAFQAEYVTPNGRMISGTQTSYVLALNFDLLPENLRESAAKRLVNNIEDYDEHITTGFLGTPYICHVLSRFGHTDIAYDLLMKESYPSWLYPVKNGATTIWERWDGIKPNGTFEDPEMNSFNHYAYGAIGDWMYRVIAGINTDEGGPGFHKINIFPHPGGKLTNANAELETLYGKVKSAWSIDNGIFTLDVIVPPNTTATITLPAVDGPVTESNIDINTNKDIANIKPDGGDMQMDVGSGTYQFKYILKTHKKNT; encoded by the coding sequence ATGTGTAAAAAGGTATGCACACGCGTCATTATATTATTTTTTTCTTTTCTGCCAATAATTGTACAAGCACAAAAAGTGCCGGTGGTTCCTCCGCCGTTCCGGGTTGATAACCTGGTTTGTGAGTATAAAATAAATCCTATCTCTGTCGACGATGCCGCTCCCCGTCTTGGCTGGAAACTAATAAGCCGGGATCGTAACATTCAGCAAATTGCCTATGAAATAAGGGTAGGCAGCAATGCCGTGTCCTTACTGAAAGGCAAAGACCTGCTCTGGACCTCGGGAAAAGTTAACTCCAGCGAATCGTTACATGTTTACTATGGCGGCCCCGCACTCGCTTCACGTCAAAAAGTTTACTGGCAGGTACGTGTTTGGAACAACAGGCAGCAGGTTACCCCATGGAGCATGGTTAACTCATGGAAAATGGGCCTGCTTAAACCCGCCGACTGGAGCGCCAAATGGATAGAAAATAATTACCTGTCGGACACTACCGGTGGCCCATGCCCCATGTTCAGGAAAACATTTAAGCTTGATCATAAGGTGCGCGCGGCGCATTTATACATTACTGCCCACGGTTTATATGAGGCGCAATTTAATGGTAAACGGATTAGCGGCGACTACTTTGCCCCCGGTTGGACGAGTTACAATAAACGCCTGCAATACCAGGTTTATGATGTAACTGCCGATCTGTTGAAAGGCGATAACGCTGTTGGCGTAACCCTTGGCGACGGCTGGTACCGGGGTTATACCTATAATCGAAAAAAGAATGTGTATGGCACCAAGCTTGGTTTGCTTTTTCAGTTAGAGGTGGTGTACACTAACGGTAAACGGATACTCATTAATTCGGATAAAACCTGGAAGGTGGCTTATGGGCCGATCCGTTCATCATCATTTTTTGATGGCGAAGTTTATGATGCCCGCAAGGAGAAGAAAGGCTGGTCGACCATTGCTTACAAAGATTTAAACTGGGATTCGGTACGCACCATTGATACCGTTAAAGATAATTTAGTGGCCACATTTGGTCCGCCGGTGCGCAAACACGAAATGTTTAAGCCGCTTAAAGTGTTTACCACTCCTGCAGGCGAGCATGTGGTTGATTTTGGGCAAAACCTGGTTGGCTGGGTACAGTTTAAATTAAAGGCAAAAGCAGGCGATACGGTAAAGCTGTTCCATGCCGAGGTTTTGGATCAGAAAGGGAACTTCTACACAAAAAACCTGCGTACAGCCAAGCAGGAAAACGTTTATGTTTTTAAGGGCGATAGCGTTGAAACATTCGAACCTCATTTTACCTTCCAGGGCTTCAGGTACCTGAAGGTTGAAGGCTATGAAGGCCAGTTGGATTCGACCAATGTGGCTGCCTTTGCCTTGTACTCGGATATGGCGCAAACGGGTATGTTCTCTACCTCTAATCCGCTTATCAACCAGTTGCAGCATAATATTCAATGGGGGCAAAAGGGCAATTTTATTGATGTACCTACCGACTGCCCCCAACGCGACGAGCGTATGGGCTGGACGGGCGATGCCCAGGCCTTTTCCCGCACCGCTACCTTCAATATGGATGTGGCCGGATTTTTTACCAAATGGCTGAAAGATCTTTCGGCCGATCAGCATAAAAACGGCGCGGTACCTTATGTGATCCCTAACATGCTGGATAGCGCGTCGGCGGCAGCCTCAGGATGGAGCGATGTGGCAACTATTGTCCCCTGGAATATTTACCTGGCTTACGGCGATAAAAAGGTATTGGAAAACCAGTACCCAAGCATGACCGCCTGGGTAGGATATATTACCCGGCATACCCGAAACGGCCTTTGGGACACCGGCAACCACTTTGGCGACTGGCTGTTTTACGCTGGCACCGACTATGAGGATGGCGCTGCCCTTACCGATAAAAACCTGATAGCGCAGGCTTTTTATGCCTATTCAACTCAATTGGTTATTAATTCCGCCACAATATTGGGTAAGGAAGATGATGTTAAAAAATATACCGCGCTGTTAGCTGATATCAAAAAGGCTTTCCAGGCAGAATATGTTACACCTAACGGACGTATGATTTCGGGTACGCAAACATCATATGTACTTGCCCTCAACTTCGACCTGCTGCCAGAGAACCTGCGCGAATCTGCCGCTAAAAGGCTGGTAAACAATATTGAAGATTATGATGAACACATTACAACAGGCTTTTTAGGCACACCTTATATCTGCCATGTGTTGAGTCGTTTCGGTCATACCGATATTGCCTATGACCTGTTGATGAAAGAGTCATACCCGTCATGGCTTTATCCTGTAAAAAACGGGGCAACTACCATTTGGGAGCGCTGGGATGGCATAAAACCCAACGGCACATTTGAAGATCCGGAGATGAACTCCTTTAACCACTATGCTTACGGCGCCATTGGCGATTGGATGTACCGGGTTATTGCAGGGATCAACACTGACGAGGGAGGCCCTGGTTTTCATAAAATAAATATCTTCCCGCATCCCGGCGGTAAATTGACCAATGCCAATGCCGAGCTGGAAACACTTTACGGAAAGGTAAAATCGGCCTGGAGTATTGATAACGGCATTTTTACCCTTGATGTAATTGTGCCGCCAAATACTACTGCTACGATCACTTTGCCGGCGGTTGATGGCCCGGTGACAGAAAGTAATATCGACATTAATACCAATAAAGATATCGCTAACATCAAACCGGACGGCGGTGATATGCAGATGGATGTGGGCTCGGGTACTTACCAGTTCAAATACATTTTAAAAACCCATAAAAAAAACACCTAA
- a CDS encoding acyltransferase family protein, which yields MATMVINQQEPLKNTGTAKASRPRLLSLDFFRGFTVAAMILVNDPGDWGHIYWPLEHSNWNGCTPTDLVFPFFLFMVGVSIVYAMESRKADIANHNKLLLSTLRRTLIIIALGVCLPLINDFQFAHLRFPGVLQRIGLVFGITALLYVKTGIRTQVIIAVSCLIGYYLLMTLAPVPGFGTPNLEPATNLGAWIDRSVFTENHLWSSSKTWDPEGLLGTIPSVATCLLGVFTGTWLKMGKLATRADLLKIMGAGIVLIILALIWNPFFPINKQLWTSSFVLLTAGLAINILALSYWFIDIKGNKALLPPFLAFGRNAIAAYVLADIIPALIAAIPVGKTNLWSFTYNHLFVPYLSPENASLAGAILTVLIIFIPVWILYKRNITIKV from the coding sequence ATGGCAACTATGGTAATCAATCAGCAGGAACCGCTTAAAAACACAGGCACAGCAAAGGCAAGCCGCCCAAGACTTTTGTCGCTTGATTTTTTCAGGGGATTTACCGTAGCTGCTATGATCCTGGTAAATGATCCCGGCGATTGGGGCCATATTTACTGGCCGCTTGAACACTCCAACTGGAACGGCTGTACACCAACCGACCTGGTGTTTCCTTTCTTCCTGTTTATGGTAGGCGTATCTATCGTATATGCCATGGAAAGTAGAAAAGCGGATATAGCTAATCATAACAAATTACTGTTATCCACCCTGCGCCGCACGCTGATTATCATAGCCCTTGGCGTTTGTTTACCACTGATCAACGATTTTCAATTCGCGCATCTGCGTTTTCCCGGTGTGTTGCAGCGCATCGGGCTTGTTTTTGGCATAACTGCCCTGCTGTACGTTAAAACCGGCATCCGTACACAGGTAATCATTGCTGTAAGCTGTTTAATTGGTTATTATTTATTGATGACGCTGGCACCTGTACCGGGTTTCGGTACACCTAACCTTGAACCGGCAACCAATTTGGGCGCCTGGATTGACAGATCGGTATTTACCGAAAACCACCTTTGGAGTTCCTCCAAAACCTGGGACCCGGAGGGTTTGCTTGGGACAATCCCATCTGTTGCTACCTGTTTGTTAGGTGTATTCACCGGTACCTGGCTCAAAATGGGCAAGCTTGCAACCCGTGCTGATCTGCTTAAAATAATGGGAGCCGGCATCGTATTGATCATACTGGCTTTGATCTGGAATCCATTTTTCCCAATCAACAAACAATTGTGGACAAGCTCGTTTGTTCTGCTTACTGCCGGGCTGGCTATCAATATTCTTGCATTGTCATACTGGTTTATTGATATCAAAGGGAATAAAGCCCTGCTGCCTCCATTTTTAGCGTTCGGGCGTAATGCCATTGCTGCCTATGTTTTGGCCGATATTATCCCTGCTTTAATAGCCGCTATCCCGGTAGGTAAAACCAATTTATGGTCGTTCACTTACAATCATTTGTTTGTACCATACCTCTCGCCCGAAAACGCTTCACTGGCCGGAGCTATCCTAACTGTGCTGATCATTTTTATCCCGGTTTGGATCCTCTACAAAAGGAATATTACCATTAAGGTATAA
- a CDS encoding lipocalin family protein, with protein sequence MKKEIIATSVALGLTALALQATRCKPLETVPYVDLKKYVGSWFEIAAFPQCFESGCSFTSAAYGLAKDGSIIVKNRCIKDTKIKIAEGSAVVADKTSNAKLDVQFQWPFKGKYWIIALADDYSYAMVGHPNRNYLWILSRRSTLDEQIYNQLVVQAANQGFDVRKLVKTVQV encoded by the coding sequence ATGAAGAAAGAGATCATTGCAACCTCTGTAGCATTAGGTTTAACTGCTTTAGCCTTACAGGCAACCCGCTGCAAACCGCTTGAAACTGTTCCTTATGTAGATTTGAAAAAATATGTTGGTTCCTGGTTTGAAATTGCAGCTTTCCCGCAATGTTTTGAGTCGGGTTGCAGTTTTACTTCGGCAGCCTATGGTTTAGCAAAAGATGGTAGTATCATTGTTAAAAACCGTTGTATAAAAGATACTAAGATAAAAATTGCCGAGGGCAGTGCTGTTGTTGCTGATAAAACCAGTAACGCAAAGTTGGACGTACAATTTCAGTGGCCGTTTAAAGGTAAATACTGGATCATTGCTTTGGCTGATGATTACAGCTATGCCATGGTAGGGCACCCGAATAGAAATTACTTATGGATCCTGAGCCGCCGTTCAACACTTGATGAACAGATCTATAATCAGTTGGTGGTGCAGGCTGCCAATCAGGGATTTGACGTAAGGAAACTGGTGAAAACGGTGCAGGTGTAG
- a CDS encoding glycoside hydrolase family 3 N-terminal domain-containing protein yields the protein MQKKLCLFTAFAFVINITSAQIYKNPEAAVAERVKDLLNRMTLEEKVGQMSMNSLKGSMQNPIAYGVCESPFTNINDIASRSIAAKKYAKEKTRLGIPPIQIGECLHGQLAAGATIFPQAIAQGSTWNPALIEKMGSVIAYEASSSGVDQALSPLFDLIRDPRYGRNEECYAEDPYLVSRMGTSFVIGMQGDPSQTINGIGKDKVMCTAKHFAAYSIPVAGINLAPASVGERELRSMFLPPFKDAVQKANIYAVMPAYNEIDGVPAHANHFLLQTILREEWGFKGYVFSDYEGLKHLYTFHHIAKDAEGAAPIGLNSGVDLEAPSPDVYNKLIDLVKSGKVNEALIDSAVARILTIKFKAGLFEKALPDTSALKKRVHTPEHIALSQQIAEESIILLKNDKQLLPLHMNSLKSLAVIGPNANQVQYGDYSSTRDSRSGTTVLNGIKQLTGNKIKINYAKGCALSGPDKSGFAEAITAAKNSDAVIVVLGTTSVVFSGVGWNGHAPESEPKDPFTCGEGYDVTDIDPDGVQRELLQAVYKTGKPVVLVLVHGRPQSISWEKENIPAIVETWYPGERGGNAIANILFGKVNPSGRLTVSIPQSTGHIPVFYNHVASNKGFYHNPGSTEKPGQDYVFSSPDALFPFGYGLSYTSFKYSNLQVSAASFGKNEAITVSVDVTNSGSMAGKEVVQMYLDNKVNSVTTPVMALKGFDKITLKPGETKTVKFTVKPEDIAVWNNNMKLVTEPGMFDVMIARSAEDVVFKKTIEYKE from the coding sequence ATGCAAAAGAAATTATGCCTGTTTACCGCGTTTGCTTTTGTAATAAATATTACCAGCGCGCAGATCTACAAAAATCCTGAAGCGGCCGTAGCCGAGCGGGTAAAAGACTTGTTAAACCGCATGACGCTGGAAGAAAAGGTGGGCCAGATGAGCATGAACTCGTTAAAAGGTTCCATGCAAAACCCAATTGCTTATGGCGTTTGTGAAAGCCCTTTTACCAATATCAATGATATAGCATCACGCTCAATTGCTGCAAAAAAATATGCTAAAGAAAAAACAAGACTTGGCATCCCTCCTATCCAAATAGGCGAATGCCTGCATGGGCAACTGGCGGCAGGTGCTACCATTTTTCCACAGGCTATAGCGCAGGGCAGCACCTGGAACCCGGCGCTGATTGAAAAAATGGGTTCGGTAATAGCTTATGAAGCGTCCTCATCAGGAGTTGACCAGGCGCTTTCGCCTTTGTTCGATCTCATCCGCGACCCGCGTTATGGCCGTAATGAGGAATGTTATGCCGAAGATCCATATCTCGTGAGCAGGATGGGTACCTCGTTTGTAATTGGGATGCAGGGTGATCCTTCGCAAACAATAAACGGCATTGGTAAAGACAAAGTGATGTGTACAGCCAAGCATTTCGCGGCCTACAGCATCCCTGTGGCAGGTATCAATTTAGCCCCGGCATCAGTAGGGGAAAGAGAGCTACGGTCGATGTTTTTACCGCCTTTTAAAGATGCAGTGCAAAAGGCAAATATTTATGCCGTGATGCCGGCTTACAACGAAATTGACGGCGTGCCTGCACATGCCAACCATTTCCTGCTGCAAACCATATTGCGGGAGGAATGGGGTTTTAAAGGCTATGTTTTTTCGGACTATGAAGGTTTAAAACATTTATACACTTTTCATCATATTGCTAAAGATGCCGAAGGCGCTGCTCCAATCGGCCTGAATTCCGGGGTTGACCTGGAAGCGCCAAGCCCCGATGTATATAATAAACTGATTGACCTGGTGAAAAGCGGAAAAGTAAATGAGGCGTTGATTGATAGCGCTGTTGCCCGCATCCTTACTATAAAATTTAAAGCAGGCTTGTTTGAAAAGGCATTGCCCGATACATCAGCGCTAAAAAAACGGGTACACACGCCTGAGCATATCGCCCTGTCGCAGCAGATTGCTGAAGAATCGATTATCCTGCTTAAAAATGATAAGCAGCTTTTGCCACTCCATATGAACAGCCTGAAATCGCTGGCGGTAATAGGCCCAAATGCCAACCAGGTTCAGTATGGCGATTACAGTTCAACCCGCGACAGCCGCTCGGGCACAACAGTGCTTAATGGCATAAAACAGTTGACCGGCAATAAAATAAAAATCAATTATGCTAAAGGCTGCGCCCTGTCGGGCCCGGACAAAAGTGGCTTTGCCGAAGCCATCACGGCTGCAAAAAACAGTGATGCCGTAATAGTAGTTTTGGGCACCACCAGCGTGGTGTTCTCCGGCGTAGGTTGGAACGGGCATGCACCCGAAAGCGAGCCTAAAGACCCGTTTACCTGCGGCGAAGGCTATGATGTAACCGACATTGATCCCGATGGGGTACAACGTGAACTGTTACAGGCTGTTTATAAAACAGGTAAACCTGTAGTTTTGGTACTGGTACACGGCAGGCCGCAAAGCATCAGTTGGGAAAAAGAGAATATCCCGGCTATTGTGGAGACCTGGTATCCCGGCGAAAGGGGAGGCAATGCCATTGCCAACATCCTGTTCGGCAAGGTAAACCCATCAGGCAGGCTTACGGTATCTATCCCGCAGTCAACCGGGCATATCCCGGTTTTTTATAACCATGTGGCATCCAATAAAGGGTTTTATCACAATCCGGGTTCAACCGAAAAACCGGGACAAGACTATGTTTTTTCATCGCCGGATGCGCTGTTCCCCTTTGGTTATGGCTTGAGCTATACTTCATTTAAATACAGTAATCTGCAGGTATCGGCAGCGTCGTTCGGAAAAAATGAGGCTATAACGGTTTCGGTAGATGTAACCAACAGCGGCAGTATGGCGGGTAAGGAAGTGGTGCAAATGTATCTGGACAACAAAGTAAATTCGGTAACTACGCCGGTAATGGCACTCAAAGGTTTTGACAAGATCACTCTTAAACCCGGCGAAACCAAAACGGTAAAGTTTACTGTAAAACCCGAAGATATTGCCGTTTGGAACAACAATATGAAACTGGTAACCGAGCCGGGCATGTTTGATGTGATGATAGCACGATCCGCCGAAGATGTGGTGTTCAAAAAGACAATTGAGTACAAAGAGTAG
- a CDS encoding NAD-dependent epimerase/dehydratase family protein: protein MPGKTNISILGCGWYGSALAKALIADGMQVKGSTTSTAKMDNLAALGIRPYVVNFSPGEEIYDADFFDCDVLWIAIPPKSRSGEGDIFLEKVKGIVHAIKRFAIQQVIFVSSTAVYADNNRHVNEETNPQSNTAAGKILFEAENLFRAEDSFKTTIIRFAGLIGPGRNPGRFFAGKKEIPNGYAPVNLIHLDDCIGISKAILAKEAFGYLFNGCAPVHPAKADFYTQAALDSDFEKPEFVRELKEWKIVDSVNVAVVLGYEYKTLL from the coding sequence ATGCCCGGTAAAACGAACATCAGTATTTTGGGCTGCGGCTGGTACGGCAGCGCATTGGCTAAAGCGTTAATTGCCGATGGCATGCAGGTAAAAGGCTCAACCACTTCTACCGCAAAAATGGATAACCTGGCTGCTTTGGGCATCCGGCCCTATGTAGTTAACTTTTCGCCGGGCGAGGAAATATATGATGCCGATTTTTTTGATTGCGATGTTTTGTGGATAGCCATTCCGCCCAAAAGCCGCAGCGGTGAGGGTGATATTTTTTTAGAGAAGGTTAAAGGCATTGTCCATGCCATAAAAAGGTTTGCTATACAGCAGGTGATTTTCGTCAGCTCCACAGCGGTTTATGCCGATAACAACAGGCACGTGAATGAAGAAACCAATCCCCAGTCCAATACCGCAGCCGGCAAAATATTATTTGAAGCCGAGAACCTTTTCCGTGCTGAAGATAGCTTTAAAACAACCATTATCCGTTTTGCAGGGCTGATTGGCCCCGGACGCAATCCCGGCAGGTTTTTTGCCGGTAAAAAGGAGATCCCTAATGGATACGCGCCAGTGAACCTCATCCATCTTGATGATTGTATCGGCATTAGCAAAGCGATATTGGCGAAAGAAGCATTCGGTTATCTTTTTAATGGATGCGCGCCGGTTCACCCTGCTAAGGCTGATTTTTATACACAGGCTGCTCTTGATTCGGACTTTGAAAAGCCGGAGTTTGTTCGTGAATTGAAAGAATGGAAGATTGTGGACAGTGTAAATGTAGCAGTTGTGCTGGGTTATGAATATAAGACTTTGCTGTAG
- a CDS encoding beta-N-acetylhexosaminidase: MKKTLSFKHILLFTSLFLSGITVKAQFHIIPQPVSLKAGKGSFILGKYAVIGVNKETEPIGKYLQDYLNQNYGLQTTVKVFEKIPAKTTIRLNNVWSNAESAYTMNVNPASVSISGSGAGVFYGVQSLIQLLPTDKTAPLKITACTIADQPRFGWRGLSLDVSRHFFTVDEVKKYIDVMAHYKLNVFHWHLTDDEGWRIQIDKYPRLTEVGARISYYAKRGEFRKLDNLIDDGRDGFYTKDEIRDVIKYAQDRFVTILPEIEMPGHSEAAIFAYPQLGCQDSTGAKHRVRMLDPSEYTFKFMEDVLTEVIALFPNQYVHIGGDEAEMADWLKSPTAVALMKREHLKSEKEVQSYFIKRIERFLLSKNKKLVGWDEILEGGLAESATVMSWQGEAGGIAAARMHHHVVMTPLPYMYFDAPQANEDLEPIGWNPPVTWQMVYNYEPQSKELTNAEAEYILGAQGNIWNEKVPNAQHLQYMVYPRALAVAELTWSPKNEKNLERFGWKMKNQYGLFKLWDFNARLPDIDGVDNVITNKSRFKLTLSYPLKGAKVRYALNGKMPDANSVAVPFPVNINVSLKDSIGLRTFTTWTLNDQHIRQMANIRRVNIKPAHEKVANLKPGMAYQVFKTRERDIDKLENEKPTETGETSLIVPVKIVTEGFINWVKIKGFIKIDKEADYELTTGFEVSPALFLDEVPVIKMGMNIYVEPQKALLHLKKGVYALRGHYIADKVNENQTLIELKMKGGEKLYPKFYLMH, encoded by the coding sequence ATGAAGAAAACACTATCTTTTAAACATATTTTACTTTTCACCTCACTGTTTTTATCGGGAATAACGGTAAAAGCACAGTTTCATATCATCCCGCAGCCGGTAAGTTTAAAAGCAGGGAAGGGGAGTTTTATTTTAGGCAAGTATGCTGTGATCGGAGTTAATAAAGAAACTGAACCGATAGGCAAATACCTGCAGGATTACCTTAATCAAAACTACGGCCTGCAAACAACGGTAAAAGTTTTTGAAAAGATCCCAGCCAAAACAACCATCAGGTTAAACAATGTTTGGTCAAATGCTGAGAGTGCATACACCATGAATGTAAATCCTGCATCGGTGAGTATCAGCGGTAGCGGGGCCGGTGTTTTTTACGGGGTACAATCACTAATTCAGTTGTTGCCGACAGATAAAACTGCGCCCCTAAAAATTACCGCCTGTACCATAGCTGATCAACCACGTTTTGGCTGGCGTGGCTTGAGCCTTGATGTAAGCCGCCATTTTTTTACGGTTGATGAAGTGAAAAAATACATCGATGTAATGGCACATTACAAACTGAATGTGTTTCACTGGCACTTAACCGATGATGAAGGCTGGCGCATCCAGATTGATAAATATCCCCGCCTCACCGAAGTTGGCGCCAGGATCAGCTACTATGCCAAACGGGGCGAATTCCGCAAGCTGGACAACCTGATAGATGACGGTCGCGATGGTTTTTACACCAAAGATGAAATTAGGGATGTGATCAAATATGCGCAGGACAGATTTGTGACCATCCTGCCCGAAATTGAAATGCCGGGTCATAGCGAGGCTGCTATTTTTGCTTACCCGCAACTGGGCTGCCAGGATTCGACAGGGGCTAAACACCGCGTGCGGATGCTTGACCCGAGTGAATATACTTTCAAATTTATGGAAGATGTGCTGACAGAAGTGATAGCCCTGTTCCCGAACCAATACGTTCACATTGGCGGTGATGAGGCCGAAATGGCCGACTGGCTCAAAAGCCCTACAGCAGTCGCACTCATGAAGCGCGAGCACCTGAAAAGCGAAAAGGAAGTGCAGAGTTATTTTATTAAACGAATAGAAAGGTTCCTGCTGTCAAAAAATAAGAAGTTGGTTGGTTGGGACGAGATTTTGGAGGGTGGCCTTGCCGAGTCAGCAACAGTAATGAGCTGGCAGGGCGAAGCAGGAGGGATAGCTGCCGCCAGGATGCATCATCATGTGGTAATGACACCGCTGCCATACATGTACTTTGATGCTCCGCAGGCTAACGAAGATTTGGAACCGATAGGCTGGAACCCGCCGGTTACCTGGCAAATGGTTTATAATTATGAGCCGCAGTCGAAAGAACTAACCAATGCCGAAGCCGAGTATATCTTAGGTGCCCAGGGCAATATCTGGAACGAAAAGGTGCCCAACGCGCAGCACCTGCAATACATGGTTTACCCCCGTGCCCTCGCCGTGGCCGAACTCACCTGGAGCCCGAAAAATGAAAAAAACCTGGAGCGCTTCGGCTGGAAAATGAAAAACCAGTACGGCCTGTTTAAGTTGTGGGATTTCAACGCCCGCCTGCCTGATATTGACGGCGTAGACAATGTAATTACCAATAAAAGCCGGTTTAAACTAACGCTGAGCTACCCGCTGAAAGGAGCTAAAGTGCGGTACGCGTTAAACGGTAAAATGCCGGATGCCAATAGCGTGGCTGTACCTTTCCCGGTAAATATCAATGTATCTTTAAAAGATAGTATCGGTTTAAGAACCTTCACCACCTGGACATTGAATGATCAGCACATTCGCCAAATGGCCAACATCAGGCGGGTGAATATCAAGCCTGCACATGAAAAAGTTGCTAACCTCAAACCCGGCATGGCCTACCAGGTTTTTAAAACGAGGGAACGTGATATAGATAAACTGGAAAATGAAAAGCCAACGGAAACCGGCGAAACAAGCCTGATTGTACCCGTTAAAATTGTTACCGAAGGCTTTATTAACTGGGTTAAAATTAAAGGTTTTATCAAAATAGATAAGGAAGCGGATTATGAATTGACGACCGGCTTTGAGGTTAGTCCTGCTTTGTTTTTGGATGAAGTGCCGGTAATTAAAATGGGGATGAATATTTATGTTGAACCGCAGAAAGCCTTATTACACTTGAAAAAAGGTGTTTACGCTTTAAGAGGACATTATATTGCTGATAAGGTCAATGAGAATCAAACCCTGATTGAATTGAAAATGAAGGGAGGGGAAAAGCTTTATCCTAAGTTTTATTTGATGCATTGA